From the Phoenix dactylifera cultivar Barhee BC4 unplaced genomic scaffold, palm_55x_up_171113_PBpolish2nd_filt_p 000885F, whole genome shotgun sequence genome, one window contains:
- the LOC120107517 gene encoding uncharacterized protein LOC120107517 has protein sequence MAARYGRGSPEVARRGRRISFMWREIGRYLPTVLAHTMWLMGDGRTIVVTDDPWVDTIPLRYWPTTVDFEAAVGLRVCDLLAPGRAAWDVDRLHQLFGAHLAERILSLPVPGCEGPDVRVWSTSCRASVRLGDLARVIQGEHESGWDGAWIWRSRLHPRAALFLWKVMWDRLPTRAVLSRRGLGIPAECGACGADESVDHVLFGCFWARRTWQWTGIPEEVWRERRLFLQMIRQWLASPRTCQEAIRATCTAHQIWLARNARTFGERRMSSRFIAESARVLAMESIPTSPSDTTLIARDTWVLDSGTRGGAGFVIRDPHFRVVAAGGCRLFDTSVPAAELRAAWAGLYHARRVLRASSIILEGDSSTVIGWIRRESTDHPLIRDIRMMVRDAVAFEAKHVFREANGAADWVAAYAAHHSGYALWAGERELPSALREILYFDVLGCIRTRVV, from the exons ATGGCAGCTAGATATGGCCGAGGGAGCCCCGAGGTGGCACGGCGTGGTCGCCGCATCTCtttcatgtggcgtgagattgggaggtacCTGCCGACTGTGTTAGCTCATACCATGTGGCTGATGGGCGATGGCCGGACTATTGTTGTGACTGATGACCCGTGGGTGGATACCATCCCCTTGAGATATTGGCCGACGACGGTGGATTTCGAGGCAGCAGTGGGGCTCCGGGTGTGCGACCTCTTAGCACCAGGGAGGGCAGCGTGGGACGTGGACAGACTCCATCAGTTGTTCGGGGCACATCTAGCCGAGAGGATCCTTTCTCTGCCAGTACCAGGATGCGAGGGCCCAGATGTCAGAGTTTGGAGCACTTCATGCAGGGCCAGTGTTAGGCTGGGTGATCTGGCCCGGGTGATTCAGGGCGAGCATGAGAGTGGATGGGACGGTGCCTGGATTTGGAGGTCTAGGCTCCATCCGAGAGCAGCACTCTTTCTATGGAAGGTGATGTGggaccgccttccgacgagagctgTGCTGAGCCGACGTGGTCTGGGGATCCCTGCGGAGTGTGGGGCCTGCGGTGCGGATGAGTCAGTTGATCATGTACTATTTGGATGTTTTTGGGCGAGGCGGACATGGCAGTGGACGGGTATCCCAGAGGAGGTTTGGCGGGAGAGGAGACTGTTCCTACAGATGATACGTCAGTGGCTGGCTAGTCCCCGGACATGTCAGGAGGCCATCCGAGCGACTTGCACCGCCCACCAGATCTGGTTGGCAAGGAACGCTCGCACCTTTGGCGAGCGTAGGATGTCGTCGAGGTTTATTGCGGAGTCCGCTCGAGTACTGGCGATGGAGTCCATACCTACCAGCCCTTCAGATACgaccttgatagctcgggacacctggg TACTAGACAGTGGTACACGAGGCGGTGCCGGCTTCGTCATACGAGACCCTCACTTTAGGGTAGTGGCAGCGGGCGGTTGCCGGCTATTCGACACATCAGTGCCTGCGGCGGAGTTGCGAGCTGCCTGGGCCGGCCTCTACCATGCGCGGCGGGTATTACGGGCTAGCTCGATCATCTTAGAGGGCGACTCATCCACTGTCATTGGGTGGATTCGGCGGGAGAGCACTGACCATCCTCTGATCCGGGATATTAGGATGATGGTGAGGGATGCTGTGGCCTTTGAGGCTAAGCATGTATTCAGGGAGGCTAACGGGGCGGCTGACTGGGTAGCTGCATATGCAGCACACCATTCAGGATACGCCCTGTGGGCAGGAGAGCGGGAGTTGCCATCGGCACTACGcgagattttgtattttgatgttcTTGGGTGCATTCGGACACGTGTTGTTTGA